The window CCCCTCGCCCTTCTGGATCTGGGCGAGGATCGCCGCCTGCAACTGGCCCGAGGGCAGGATATCGGTGGGATTGATGCCGAAGGGCAGGAAGGAGCCGGTCGAGACATCGCCCACGGCCAGCTGGCCGTTCTGGTTGTTGTAATCGATCCCCAGATTGCGGGCGCCGGTCTCGCTCAGTTCGACGAACTGGGTTTCGAGGATGACGCTGTCGACCGGCACGTCGATCAGGGCAATCTGGCGCTTCACCAGCTCGATGCGCTCGGGCGTGCCGGTCACCCAGATGGCATTGAGGCGGCGGTCAATAGCAAGGCCGTTGCCGAAGTTCTGCCCGAGCGGGGCCTGTTCGGCATTGGTCTGGGGGGTCGCGGCGATGAAGGCGCCCTGCTGGTTGTTGGCGGGCGATCCGAAGCCCGGCTCGCGCCGGATGAAGACATCGTTGGGGGCGATCTCCAGCCCTTCGGCGAGCAGGCCGACGACTTCGGAGACATCGGCATATTTGAGGAAGATCATCTCGTAGGCATCGCCCGGCGCAAAGGCATCGACCGGGGAGCGCGCAAGTTGCTGCTGGGGCACCACGTTCTCGCCGGTCGAGCCGATCGGGCGGACGCCGAGGGTCTCGTCGCCCGGGGCCTATTCGATGCGCACCTGGAGGGAATTGTTCCCCACCTTCTCGGCCTTGATCGATGCGGGCCGCGCGGTGTCGAAGCGCAGCACCAGGCTGCTGCCCTCGCCCACGAACAGCAGCGCGCGGACGAGGCCGCGGAAGCTCTGGCGGTCGGGCACGCGTCCGGTCTTGAGCGAGGTCGCCATCACCAGTTCGGGCCGGGTGGGGTTGCGCTCGACCACGGCATAGCGCGGCTCGGCAGGGGAAAAGCGCAAGATGAAGGTGGCGGCGTTATCGTCGGCGGTGACGAGGCGCATCTCTTCGAGCACCGAGGGCACAAGCAGCTGCGACTGCGCCTGCGCCGCGCCGGGCACGAGCGCAAAGGCCAGCAGCGCAGCGAAGGCGAACCAGGCCCGTTTCAGGATAAAGTGCTGCAACCCCTGCCCCCGCGCCGGTGCGAATGCCGGCTTTGATGGTCGAACCCTAAGTCCGGTGCCCGATATTGCAAGCATCCCCCCACCGCTGCATCAACAGATGCGGTTAAGCGCTGCCCCGTGTTTGTTAAGGCGCGGCTCTGCGCAGGGGCTGCGGGGAGGCCTAGGAGGCGGTGACGCCGGCGGCGTGCTTTTCGACCAGCTTGAAGGCCTTCTCGTACCATTCCGTGCCCGGATAGTTCGCTCCCAGCACCGCGGCATACTTCACCGCTTCCTGCGGGATGCCGAGCGCAAGGCTCGTCTCGGTCAGGCGGAACAGCGCCTCGGGGGTGTGGCTGGTGGTGTCGAACTTCTCGACCACGTTGCGGAACCGCATGTCGGCGGCGAGCCACATGCCCATCCGCTCGTAATGGCGGCCGATCTCCATTTCCTTGCCCGCAAGGTGATCCGCCACCAGATCGAGCTTCAGGCGCGCGTCAGCCGCATATTCGGTCTGCGGGAAGCGCCGGTTGACCTCGCGCAGCGCGGTCTGCGCCTGCTCGGTGATCTTCTGGTCGCGGTTCACATCGCTGATCTGCTCGTAATAGCTGAGCGCGATCAGATAATAGGCGTAAGGCGCATCCTTGTTGCCCGGGTGGATCGACAGGAACCGCTGCGCGTTCTGGATCGCCTTGTTGTAGTCGCGCGCGATGTAATAGCTGAAGGCGCTCATCAGCTGCGCACGGCGGGCCCAGGGCGAATAGGGGTGCTGGCGCTCCACCTCGTCGAACAGCGCCGCGGCCTGAAGCGTATTGCCCCGGTCCAGCCGCCGCTGCGCCTCGGAATAGAGCGATTCGACGTCCCGCGCGACATAGGCGACGTCCTTGCCCTCGGTCTTGCCGGCGCAGGCCGGGACGAGTGCGAGGGTCGCAGCCAGCAGAGCCGCGCGCGCGATACGGGAAGAAGCTGAAGTCACCATGGCCGGGTCTATAGCGGGGGCATCGCTGAACGCCAAGTGAAGCCCGCAAGCCCGGCGCCATCCGCCCACATTTTCCTACTCGGCGCTTTTGTGGTCCCATCATTTCCATGACGAGAAGAAGCGACCCCCGCACCACCCGCCTCCCCGTTCCCGCCGGAGAGCTGCCCGCCTTCACCCCCGTCCCGCGCCAGTGCAACCGCCACAACGGCTGGACCCCGCAGCGCCAGCGCGACTTCATCGAGGCGCTGGCCGACACCGGCTCGGTCGACGCCGCGTGCAAGGCCGTCAACATGAGC is drawn from Erythrobacter sp. and contains these coding sequences:
- a CDS encoding type II secretion system protein GspD; translation: MPQQQLARSPVDAFAPGDAYEMIFLKYADVSEVVGLLAEGLEIAPNDVFIRREPGFGSPANNQQGAFIAATPQTNAEQAPLGQNFGNGLAIDRRLNAIWVTGTPERIELVKRQIALIDVPVDSVILETQFVELSETGARNLGIDYNNQNGQLAVGDVSTGSFLPFGINPTDILPSGQLQAAILAQIQKGEGRIVSRPRIAAQSGSTAKIITGDALPILTSIQLSGVNGVSQQVQYVNVGVTLQIAPRVSSDGYITSKIYGVVSSVTGFSQGFPTISQREAETSASVRDGETFVIGGLTQENVLTTKSKVPLLGDIPLMGALFRNERSSTSKTELYIVITPRIVRHRRFETEAAEDAEAQSAPEVPAG
- a CDS encoding outer membrane protein assembly factor BamD: MVTSASSRIARAALLAATLALVPACAGKTEGKDVAYVARDVESLYSEAQRRLDRGNTLQAAALFDEVERQHPYSPWARRAQLMSAFSYYIARDYNKAIQNAQRFLSIHPGNKDAPYAYYLIALSYYEQISDVNRDQKITEQAQTALREVNRRFPQTEYAADARLKLDLVADHLAGKEMEIGRHYERMGMWLAADMRFRNVVEKFDTTSHTPEALFRLTETSLALGIPQEAVKYAAVLGANYPGTEWYEKAFKLVEKHAAGVTAS